A window of the Agrococcus jejuensis genome harbors these coding sequences:
- a CDS encoding NYN domain-containing protein translates to MIDPADSRVAVYIDFDNIVISRYDQLHGRGTFHQQRVKSVQRGSTDAVATRVEQATVDVGAILDYAASFGTPVISKAYADWSVAVNAGYRQQLLARAVDLVQLFPTTRGIKNGADIRLAVDVMEDLFRLPDITHVVIVAGDSDYIALAQKAKRLGRFVVGIGVAGSTSKSLAAACDEFADYDALPGVERPEIPTKAELAEQAKAAQAAATPAESASETGAASEQPKSNGRRRRPKAEESTAESPATEAPATETKAPPASKPAEREIVDIDEDDDEDGADPIGDAEEAAAALLERAMRVSHAKDDDEWLHANVVKAQMKRMDPSFNEKTLGYRSFTDFVTAHTELAQMREEGQARLIRLTAKD, encoded by the coding sequence ATGATCGATCCGGCCGACTCTCGCGTCGCCGTCTACATCGACTTCGACAACATCGTCATCTCGCGGTACGACCAGCTGCACGGCAGGGGCACGTTCCACCAGCAGCGCGTGAAGTCGGTGCAGCGCGGATCGACGGATGCGGTCGCGACGCGCGTCGAGCAGGCGACGGTCGACGTGGGCGCGATCCTCGACTACGCGGCGTCGTTCGGCACGCCCGTGATCTCGAAGGCGTACGCCGACTGGTCGGTCGCGGTGAACGCGGGCTACCGGCAGCAGCTGCTGGCTCGCGCCGTCGACCTCGTGCAGCTGTTCCCCACGACGCGCGGCATCAAGAACGGCGCCGACATCCGCCTCGCGGTCGACGTCATGGAGGACCTCTTCCGCCTGCCCGACATCACGCACGTCGTGATCGTGGCGGGCGACTCCGACTACATCGCGCTGGCGCAGAAGGCCAAGCGCCTCGGCCGCTTCGTCGTGGGCATCGGCGTGGCCGGGTCGACGTCGAAGTCGCTGGCGGCCGCGTGCGACGAGTTCGCCGACTACGACGCGCTGCCGGGCGTCGAGCGCCCGGAGATCCCCACGAAGGCCGAGCTCGCCGAGCAGGCGAAGGCGGCGCAGGCTGCCGCGACGCCCGCGGAGAGCGCCAGCGAGACGGGGGCCGCGAGCGAGCAGCCGAAGTCGAACGGCCGGCGCCGTCGGCCGAAGGCCGAGGAGTCGACGGCCGAGTCGCCCGCCACCGAGGCACCCGCGACCGAGACGAAGGCTCCGCCCGCATCCAAGCCCGCCGAGCGCGAGATCGTCGACATCGACGAGGACGACGACGAGGACGGCGCCGACCCGATCGGCGACGCCGAGGAGGCGGCCGCCGCGCTGCTCGAGCGTGCCATGCGCGTGAGCCACGCGAAGGACGACGACGAGTGGCTGCACGCCAACGTCGTGAAGGCGCAGATGAAGCGCATGGACCCGTCGTTCAACGAGAAGACCCTCGGGTACCGCTCGTTCACCGACTTCGTCACGGCGCACACGGAGCTCGCGCAGATGCGCGAGGAGGGGCAGGCGCGCCTCATCCGCCTCACGGCGAAGGACTAG
- a CDS encoding DUF2510 domain-containing protein, whose product MSSTTPAGWYPDPEREGATRWWDGTQWAPSQEPAASDDRFKPKDESDAGAAAGEAGAEPSWSPEPYAGPGTAWDGGSTAGTSDASWNPSPAAGSAEPSWNPTPASTPEPTASAPSWQQQETPSWQAQSSTPSYGAPQDFSQTGAQQWNSYATPPKKSRTGLFVGIGAGVLVLLLLLVGGGIWAVSSLIGGATQVQTQGGGSGGGGTGGGGGGGTQGVGTFTVTISANGQSYTDIEIPTSGRYVIDVIPTNGEDPRIELTGNGQSYEDDDGGDVTWASRLDENLSAGTYTLMVEEYSGDPLVAEVTITQY is encoded by the coding sequence GTGAGCAGCACGACCCCCGCAGGCTGGTACCCCGACCCCGAGCGCGAGGGCGCGACCCGCTGGTGGGACGGCACGCAGTGGGCGCCGTCGCAGGAGCCCGCCGCGAGCGACGACCGCTTCAAGCCGAAGGACGAGTCGGATGCGGGTGCCGCAGCCGGCGAGGCCGGCGCCGAGCCGTCGTGGTCGCCCGAGCCCTACGCGGGCCCCGGCACCGCGTGGGACGGCGGATCCACCGCGGGCACGTCGGACGCGTCGTGGAACCCCTCGCCCGCAGCGGGCTCCGCCGAGCCCTCGTGGAACCCGACGCCCGCCTCGACGCCCGAGCCCACGGCATCCGCGCCGTCGTGGCAGCAGCAGGAGACCCCGTCGTGGCAGGCGCAGTCGTCGACGCCGTCGTACGGCGCGCCGCAGGACTTCAGCCAGACCGGCGCGCAGCAGTGGAACTCCTACGCCACCCCGCCGAAGAAGAGCCGCACCGGCCTGTTCGTCGGCATCGGCGCCGGCGTGCTCGTGCTGCTGCTCCTGCTCGTCGGCGGCGGCATCTGGGCCGTGTCGAGCCTCATCGGCGGCGCGACCCAGGTGCAGACCCAGGGCGGCGGCTCCGGTGGCGGCGGCACCGGTGGTGGCGGCGGTGGCGGCACGCAGGGCGTCGGCACGTTCACGGTCACGATCTCGGCGAACGGCCAGTCGTACACCGACATCGAGATCCCGACGTCGGGCCGCTACGTCATCGACGTCATCCCGACGAACGGCGAGGACCCGCGCATCGAGCTGACCGGCAACGGCCAGTCGTACGAGGACGACGACGGCGGCGACGTCACGTGGGCGTCGCGCCTCGACGAGAACCTCTCGGCGGGCACGTACACGCTCATGGTCGAGGAGTACAGCGGCGATCCGCTCGTCGCCGAGGTCACCATCACGCAGTACTGA
- a CDS encoding aldo/keto reductase, with translation MLTIPTVPLADGTAFPELGFGTYKLDGDEGVAAIRSAIDIGYRLLDTAVNYGNEEEVGRAVRESDVPRDELLVTSKVPGRDHGFDETRRSVDGSLERLGLDRIDLHLIHWPNPSVDRYVDTFRALVSLRDEGVLGSVGVSNFTEEMLLRVADATGVMPAVNQVELHPYFPQANLRAFHAEHGIRTESWSPLARRSELLTERVIADVAGTHDVTPTQAVLRWHTQLGSTPIPKSSSAERQRENADVFDFTLDETELRAISSLARGRLWDGDPERHEEM, from the coding sequence ATGCTGACGATCCCCACCGTGCCCCTCGCCGACGGCACCGCCTTCCCCGAGCTCGGCTTCGGCACCTACAAGCTCGACGGCGACGAGGGCGTCGCGGCCATCCGCTCGGCGATCGACATCGGCTACCGCCTGCTCGACACGGCTGTGAACTACGGCAACGAGGAGGAGGTCGGCCGCGCGGTGCGCGAGAGCGACGTTCCGCGTGACGAGCTGCTCGTGACGTCGAAGGTGCCGGGCCGCGACCACGGCTTCGACGAGACGCGGCGCAGCGTCGACGGCTCGCTCGAGCGGCTCGGCCTCGACCGCATCGACCTGCACCTCATCCACTGGCCGAACCCGTCGGTCGATCGCTACGTCGACACGTTCCGCGCGCTCGTGTCGCTGCGCGACGAGGGCGTGCTCGGCTCGGTGGGCGTCTCGAACTTCACCGAGGAGATGCTGCTGCGCGTCGCCGACGCCACCGGCGTCATGCCGGCGGTGAACCAGGTCGAGCTGCACCCGTACTTCCCGCAGGCGAACCTGCGCGCGTTCCACGCCGAGCACGGCATCCGCACGGAGTCGTGGAGCCCGCTCGCGCGCCGCAGCGAGCTGCTCACCGAGCGGGTGATCGCCGACGTCGCCGGCACGCACGACGTGACGCCGACGCAGGCGGTGCTGCGCTGGCACACGCAGCTGGGCTCGACGCCCATCCCGAAGTCGTCGAGCGCCGAGCGGCAGCGCGAGAACGCCGACGTGTTCGACTTCACGCTCGACGAGACCGAGCTGCGCGCGATCTCGTCGCTCGCGCGCGGTCGGCTGTGGGATGGCGACCCCGAGCGCCACGAGGAGATGTGA